The region GGCCTGGCTGGCGGTCTTCTCCGGGATGGTGTGCCTGATGTCCCGGCGCCGCAGGTACTCACGACAGGGTCGATTGCCATAGGCGTTGTCGGCGGCGACGCCGTCGGGCTCGTTGCGGGGCCTGACCGGCCCGGGTTTCGGGACTCGGATCTTCTCCAGCACCGGTTTGAACTGGGTGCAGTCAGCCCGCGGACCCGGTGTGACGATCAGGTACTTCGGTGGTGACGGCCATGGGTGTATCGGTCTCCTGGTTCGTGGCCTGCCGGGTGCCTTCGCTCTTGTCGTCCACGGTGGCGGCTGCCTGCGCCGTCCCTGCCGCGGTGAGAAGCGCTGCCGCCGCGGCCGTGCCGGTGGCGGCGCCCAGCACGGTCCGCCGGGAAATCTCTGACACAGTTCTCCCCCCTGCGTTGGCTCCTCCCGGTGAGAGGCCGAAGCCGACCATACATTCAAGTCCCTTTAAAACGAGAGTAGTTGGAAGAGATATGCATCCTCATCCTCGCGGGGCGTCCGGTCTCCAAGAGGGCACGGCAACAAGCCCCACGCGAGGAATACCGTGCACTTGGAACAGGCGACGGGTACCAGCAGTACGTGAGGACCTCGCCCCCGACCAGCTGCCTCGCTTTGGAGTCTGACCTCCGACCGTACGACCGGGAAGTCATCGTCAACCGGTCGGCGCACGCAGGTCGGAGCACCCGGGACCAGGCGCTGTACGGCAGCCGCGGTCCCGGTTCAGCTCACTTGACAGCTCCTTCGACCGGGGCTGTCTCCAGGATGACGGCTGTGTTGAGGACCAGGTCACGGACGGGCGGCGGCAGCACCCCCGGAATCTCCAATGGTGGCGAACCGGCTCACCTCGCCCGCTCCGCTGGTGCGGAGGGGCGACTGGGCTCGTACCTCGGCGATGGAGGAAGTGCTCGGCGTCGAGTCGGGTCTGCTGAACGACGACCGCCTTGCCCGGGCGCTGGACGCGATCGCCCCGGAGCTGGAGCGGATCGCGGGCACGGTCGGGGCGCGGGCGGTCGCCGAGTTCGGCATCGACGTCGGTAGGTTGCACTGGGACATGACCAGCATGTCCGTCCACGGCGCCAACCCGACCGAGGGTCAGGACGAGCAGTACCCGGTCATCAAGTACGGGCATCCCAAGGACCGACGGGCGGACCTCAAGCAGGTCCAGGCCGGGCTCGCGGTGTCCGCCGACGGCGGCATTCCCGTGCACGCCCGGGTCTTCGGCGGCGGTCCGGGCTCCCTCGCGCACCGGGCCGAGATGGCCGCCCACCCCGTAGAGCCGCCCGTCGGCGCCGACACCGCGCCTGGCTCGGCCGAAGGGCTTCCCGGACGGCTTCATGACCGTCGACGAGTGCCCGCGCCACGGGCGGCGGCGCGTGCCGGGACGCGACACTGCGCCGTGGCTGCGGCCTCGTCGAGATCCGCGCCGCCCTCCACGGGGCGACGAATGTGGTCGCGCTGCGGGCGGCGACCGGCAAGGCTGTCACTCCTGCGGCGTCTGCCGGATCTTGGCAAGCGTCAGGACACCGCCGCCGATGCCCCATCCGGCGTCGGCGACCTCTTCGACCAGTACGAGGGTGGTGGCCCGGGCGCGGTCGCCG is a window of Streptomyces mirabilis DNA encoding:
- a CDS encoding tautomerase family protein; protein product: MPFANFKVPAGALTAEQKEQIITRTTDLYAEIFGDRARATTLVLVEEVADAGWGIGGGVLTLAKIRQTPQE